A region from the Saccharicrinis carchari genome encodes:
- a CDS encoding DUF4959 domain-containing protein has translation MKAKILFPILVFLLASVGCEQEENGIAPGQVSGIEVFPTNGGAKIVCQLPDDPDVLFAKAYYTNTLGQELFTVSSLYNDTLYIKGYNDTEEHTVQVVAVNSSKRESAATAVTITPLISNIEMVKESIEISPDFGGVRISWTNPAADIVYTWLTFKEEGAEESDPIYLSSSRVNESIIVRGMNTNRKEFFVMVEDFYNNKTDKVTKGEHTPKFEEEIDKSLWTLVENLSVDGNAYEGKTVNIWDGQIDYLGSNGQGSYAMISRDNNGGQLNFPLDIVIDLGQDDAVVNRFALWQRAYWYGNEKEYYYYQGENFKAFRLYTSDDKVNWTLIAEHSLDDPRDSEGRVPEEYIQAAINGHSFNLPSPVNLSRYLKLSITENFGSEIYVNISELTLYGSN, from the coding sequence ATGAAAGCAAAAATATTATTTCCAATACTTGTATTCCTACTGGCCTCGGTAGGGTGTGAGCAAGAAGAAAATGGCATAGCTCCCGGTCAGGTTTCGGGGATTGAGGTTTTCCCAACAAATGGAGGGGCAAAAATAGTTTGTCAATTGCCTGACGATCCGGATGTGCTTTTTGCCAAGGCATATTATACCAATACACTTGGTCAGGAATTATTTACCGTAAGCAGTCTGTATAACGATACCTTATACATTAAGGGCTATAATGATACGGAAGAGCATACGGTACAGGTAGTTGCGGTGAACAGTAGCAAAAGGGAGTCGGCAGCAACAGCAGTTACTATTACACCCCTTATTTCTAATATCGAAATGGTTAAGGAAAGCATTGAAATTTCACCGGATTTTGGAGGCGTAAGAATAAGTTGGACCAACCCTGCCGCTGACATCGTTTATACCTGGTTAACATTTAAAGAAGAGGGCGCAGAAGAATCAGATCCTATATACCTGTCTTCGTCCCGGGTCAATGAATCCATTATTGTAAGGGGGATGAATACCAATCGCAAGGAGTTTTTTGTGATGGTGGAAGACTTTTACAATAACAAAACGGATAAAGTAACCAAGGGTGAACATACACCAAAATTTGAGGAGGAAATAGATAAATCGCTTTGGACATTAGTGGAGAACCTAAGCGTGGATGGAAATGCTTATGAAGGAAAAACCGTAAATATTTGGGATGGTCAGATTGACTACCTGGGCTCCAACGGACAAGGCAGCTATGCCATGATTTCGCGCGACAATAACGGAGGCCAGCTAAATTTCCCCCTCGATATAGTTATTGATTTGGGCCAGGACGATGCGGTAGTTAATCGTTTTGCTTTATGGCAGCGAGCCTACTGGTATGGTAACGAAAAAGAGTATTACTATTACCAGGGCGAGAATTTTAAAGCCTTTCGCTTATATACCAGCGATGATAAAGTAAACTGGACACTTATTGCAGAGCATTCGCTGGACGATCCCAGAGACTCTGAAGGACGTGTACCCGAAGAGTATATCCAGGCCGCCATAAATGGGCATAGCTTTAACTTACCTTCGCCGGTTAATCTCTCCCGATATTTAAAATTATCGATAACCGAAAATTTTGGAAGCGAAATATATGTGAACATATCAGAACTAACGCTTTACGGAAGCAATTAA
- a CDS encoding cytochrome c3 family protein produces MKIFSCITPVNIRFVLLASLLCSFSIHAFSSQNGKPYAESDEFNLMMGERLFEGLITTGENTPSCISCHAKFTGDSINWNPTAMEIAMATQGLDFEDFKSIVNSPADGFIAKVHKGYDLSDEQVAQIRFYLKTLGTEGPGEKPANYPQLLLFVFLGLLMALALIDLLFTKIVRYKMVHILIIVIGVTVHLKMAYAGAAGLSRSEGYMPDQPIKFSHKVHAGDNKIDCMYCHFSAETSKSAGIPGPGLCMNCHVIVREGSLSGKSEIAKLIKHYEEGTDIEWVRVHNLPDHVFFSHAQHVKAGKIDCNQCHGPVEEMHILKQQNDLSMSWCLDCHKTTNVQFNNDYYSIYDKYHSELAQGARDSIKAVDIGANDCMKCHY; encoded by the coding sequence ATGAAGATATTTTCTTGTATTACACCTGTAAATATCAGGTTTGTTCTATTAGCCTCCCTGTTGTGTTCTTTCTCCATACATGCCTTTTCATCCCAAAACGGAAAGCCCTACGCCGAGTCCGACGAGTTTAATTTGATGATGGGCGAACGTCTTTTCGAGGGATTAATTACTACAGGCGAAAACACCCCTTCATGTATCTCGTGCCATGCCAAGTTCACCGGCGACAGCATCAACTGGAATCCCACGGCCATGGAGATTGCAATGGCTACTCAGGGACTTGATTTTGAAGACTTCAAAAGTATTGTTAATAGCCCTGCAGACGGATTTATAGCCAAGGTGCACAAAGGGTATGATTTAAGTGACGAGCAAGTAGCACAAATAAGGTTTTACCTAAAAACATTGGGAACCGAAGGGCCTGGCGAAAAACCCGCAAACTACCCTCAACTTTTGTTATTCGTGTTCTTGGGTCTCCTTATGGCACTGGCGCTTATTGATTTGCTATTCACCAAAATAGTGCGCTATAAAATGGTGCATATCCTCATTATAGTTATTGGCGTAACCGTACATTTAAAAATGGCTTATGCAGGGGCTGCCGGTTTAAGCCGGAGTGAAGGTTACATGCCCGACCAGCCCATCAAATTTTCGCACAAGGTACATGCCGGCGATAATAAGATTGATTGTATGTACTGCCATTTTAGTGCCGAAACAAGTAAATCGGCAGGTATTCCCGGTCCGGGCTTGTGTATGAACTGCCACGTAATTGTGCGTGAAGGAAGCCTTTCGGGAAAATCTGAAATTGCCAAGCTGATTAAACATTACGAAGAAGGAACGGACATTGAGTGGGTGCGGGTGCACAACCTGCCCGACCATGTATTTTTTAGCCATGCCCAGCATGTTAAAGCCGGAAAAATAGATTGCAACCAGTGCCATGGCCCGGTAGAGGAAATGCATATACTGAAACAGCAAAACGACCTTTCCATGAGCTGGTGTTTGGATTGCCATAAAACTACCAATGTGCAGTTTAATAACGATTATTATTCCATTTACGATAAATATCATAGCGAGCTGGCGCAAGGGGCACGTGATTCCATAAAGGCAGTTGACATAGGTGCTAATGATTGCATGAAGTGCCATTACTAA
- a CDS encoding DUF4998 domain-containing protein gives MKDKRKYWIIPLLMIWILGCEEMEDNYQQYLSNRIYSPKVIDLTAEVGYKTALLKWTNPAGNIAKTIEIKYDDVVINTSELLSRYQLNELELKGYNIAVFTIDQHGNRSVPAHIYVFPSGEEN, from the coding sequence ATGAAGGATAAAAGGAAATATTGGATAATACCCCTGTTGATGATATGGATATTGGGGTGCGAAGAAATGGAGGATAATTACCAACAATACTTGAGTAATCGGATTTATTCGCCTAAAGTAATAGATCTTACAGCTGAAGTAGGCTATAAAACCGCCTTGTTAAAGTGGACCAACCCGGCTGGGAATATTGCAAAAACCATCGAAATTAAATATGACGATGTGGTCATCAATACGTCCGAACTGCTTAGCCGGTATCAATTAAACGAATTGGAATTAAAAGGCTACAACATAGCTGTTTTTACCATCGACCAACACGGTAACCGTTCGGTGCCCGCCCATATATATGTATTTCCAAGTGGCGAAGAAAATTAG
- a CDS encoding cellulase family glycosylhydrolase, protein MYRILLLLALMSLFNGIKAVNVNGYLKAEGTQIVNNDGNFIIRGLGPGGWMLQEGYMFGTANMAGTQHQIRAMLEDLTDKATTDLFYEQWLANFFKLEDVQLVAHWGFNSIRVPLHYNLFTPPVEDEPVQGQITWLSKGFEMLDGLLSWCEANDLYLILDLHAAPGGQGKNADISDYDPSKPSLWESELNKQKMVALWGKLAQRYHNKTHIGGYDLLNETNWDLDNTGNDSGCTCNENAPLLALYQDVIDEIRLYDSNHIIFIEGNCWANNFNGLHSLADYDNNIAFSFHKYWNYNSQTEIQGILDLRHHLNIPLYLGETGENSNTWLTDMVKLCENLNIGWSTWAYKQMDIDDPFTMVSDKWQAIVDYTNGGAKPDKATAAAAMAEMTTNLLIENCVYNEDVVYAITQLPYGAASKPFKEHNIPGIIFCTDYDIGLLNDAWNDKGYQNLHGSTGIYTAPNQGYAYRNDGVDIEACLDFTSNGYNIGWTENGEWLKYTLNNITEGYYDITFRVASPQKGQLNLLIGSKAISPSQHIEVPNTNGYQAWSDVKYSNVFIGKNEKEIKLYIIQGGFNLNYIHFDLVTPTALPKEMSASGLQIKQVSSTNHLSVSINSSFNNKYHINQIQLFDMHGRIVESKPDFLFSGSSSISFNKADEKGIYILQLYADKNKITQKLIQR, encoded by the coding sequence ATGTACAGAATTTTATTGCTCCTTGCGCTAATGTCCTTATTTAATGGCATAAAGGCCGTTAATGTAAACGGATATTTAAAAGCCGAAGGCACACAAATTGTTAATAACGATGGTAATTTCATCATCCGCGGACTTGGACCGGGTGGCTGGATGCTACAGGAAGGTTATATGTTTGGAACAGCGAATATGGCTGGTACGCAACACCAAATACGCGCCATGTTGGAGGACTTAACGGATAAGGCAACAACCGATCTGTTTTATGAGCAGTGGCTGGCTAACTTTTTTAAACTGGAGGATGTTCAATTGGTTGCCCATTGGGGTTTTAATTCCATCAGGGTTCCTTTGCATTACAATCTGTTCACCCCCCCAGTCGAGGATGAGCCCGTACAGGGACAAATAACCTGGCTAAGCAAAGGTTTTGAAATGCTTGACGGCTTATTAAGCTGGTGCGAGGCTAACGATTTGTATCTTATACTGGATTTACACGCAGCACCCGGTGGGCAGGGAAAGAATGCCGATATTAGCGACTACGACCCATCAAAACCATCCCTTTGGGAAAGTGAGCTGAACAAGCAAAAAATGGTGGCATTATGGGGCAAGCTGGCGCAGAGGTATCACAACAAAACACATATCGGTGGCTACGATCTCCTGAACGAAACCAATTGGGATTTAGACAATACCGGTAACGACAGTGGTTGTACGTGTAATGAAAACGCTCCCTTACTGGCTTTGTACCAGGACGTAATCGATGAAATCCGTCTATACGACAGCAATCATATCATTTTTATCGAAGGGAACTGTTGGGCCAATAACTTCAATGGTCTGCATTCACTTGCGGACTATGACAATAACATTGCTTTTAGTTTTCATAAATACTGGAACTATAATAGTCAAACCGAAATACAAGGCATACTGGATTTGAGACACCACCTGAATATTCCGCTATACCTGGGCGAAACAGGAGAAAATTCAAATACCTGGTTAACGGATATGGTTAAGCTATGCGAAAACTTAAATATTGGCTGGTCCACCTGGGCCTATAAACAAATGGATATTGACGATCCCTTTACCATGGTTAGTGATAAATGGCAAGCTATTGTTGACTATACCAATGGCGGTGCTAAGCCTGATAAAGCAACAGCTGCGGCTGCCATGGCCGAAATGACAACTAATTTGCTCATCGAAAATTGTGTGTATAACGAGGATGTTGTTTATGCCATTACCCAATTGCCTTATGGAGCGGCATCAAAACCATTTAAGGAACACAATATACCCGGTATAATATTCTGCACAGATTACGACATCGGTTTGCTCAATGATGCCTGGAACGATAAAGGGTATCAAAACTTGCATGGTTCAACCGGTATCTATACCGCCCCAAATCAGGGTTATGCCTACCGTAATGATGGTGTGGACATAGAAGCTTGCCTCGACTTTACAAGTAATGGTTACAATATAGGCTGGACAGAAAATGGAGAATGGCTTAAATACACGCTAAATAACATAACCGAAGGATATTACGATATAACCTTCAGGGTGGCTTCCCCGCAAAAAGGTCAGCTCAACCTACTCATTGGTTCAAAAGCCATTAGCCCTTCGCAACATATCGAAGTGCCTAATACGAATGGGTACCAGGCATGGTCGGATGTTAAGTATAGCAATGTTTTCATCGGTAAAAACGAAAAGGAAATAAAACTTTACATTATTCAGGGTGGTTTCAACCTTAATTATATCCACTTTGACTTAGTTACACCAACAGCGCTTCCTAAGGAGATGAGTGCTTCCGGGCTGCAAATAAAACAAGTATCCTCAACGAACCACTTAAGTGTTTCAATCAATAGCAGTTTCAATAATAAATACCATATCAATCAAATTCAGTTGTTTGATATGCACGGGCGTATCGTGGAATCAAAGCCGGACTTTTTATTCTCCGGTTCTTCCTCAATATCCTTTAATAAAGCCGATGAAAAAGGGATATATATCCTTCAGCTTTATGCTGATAAAAACAAAATAACGCAAAAACTTATTCAACGATAA
- a CDS encoding glycoside hydrolase family 3 N-terminal domain-containing protein has translation MNLIKALYLLLLIVIVGGCSPSPSDTVERIPFVEQLIGQMTIEEKVGQTAQITLDVITKGDDPYSSYEPLQMDNERIEDAVANYHVGAVLNTANNRARDIHTWHQVVSSIQNVATENTRLKIPVLYGIDAIHGGTYTAEATMFPQQIAQAATWNRDLVYQAAKVTAAETRASNIPWNFSPVLDLGGDARWPRIWETFGEDPYLISEMGVQMIKGYQGKQLSSATSVAACVKHFIGYSTLASSGKDRTPSEISDISLREYHLPAFQKAVEVGAASVMINSGLVNGVSVHGSHNLITGLLKKELGFNGLVVTDWADVENLHNRDKVASSHKEAIKLAFNAGIDMSMIPYNYVQYCDLLVELVNEKEISMERLNDAVRRILNLKYKLGLFDTPVVKPNPDIFSKTHNKIAYTAASEAITLLKNKSELLPLSKSKRILVAGPNANSMRTVNGGWSYSWQGEKAEEYAMEYNTILEAIENKFGKTNVVHVPGVEYNMHGRTYMDEHKVDFNAAVKAAKNVDVIILCLGENSYTEKPGDLNDLTISENQEKLALELANTGKPIVLVLNAGRPRIISGFADNMTAIIQTYLCGNHTGDALADILSGDVNPSGKLPYTYPMFNNSLGTYYHKHSEESKTPEGMYNYEGGFYQQFKFGHGLSYTSFSYTNLQVSQNELNNNTELSISVDVKNTGERAGKEVVMLYSADLYASLAPDVKRLRRFNKILLNPGETKTVTFSITANDLSFINALGQRVTEPGDFELTVANLSKTITLIK, from the coding sequence ATGAATCTAATTAAAGCACTATATCTGCTCCTGCTCATCGTAATTGTTGGTGGATGCAGCCCTTCGCCTTCCGATACGGTTGAACGCATACCATTTGTTGAGCAGCTGATTGGGCAAATGACCATTGAAGAAAAGGTGGGGCAAACAGCTCAAATAACATTGGATGTAATTACTAAAGGAGATGACCCGTATTCAAGTTACGAACCCTTACAGATGGACAACGAGCGGATTGAGGATGCAGTTGCCAATTACCATGTGGGCGCTGTGTTAAATACAGCCAACAATAGAGCCAGGGACATACATACCTGGCATCAAGTCGTGTCTTCCATACAAAATGTGGCCACTGAAAACACACGATTAAAAATACCGGTCTTGTACGGTATCGATGCCATTCATGGTGGCACCTACACCGCCGAAGCAACCATGTTTCCTCAACAAATTGCTCAAGCGGCCACATGGAACCGCGATTTAGTTTATCAGGCAGCCAAAGTAACAGCTGCCGAAACACGCGCCAGCAATATCCCCTGGAACTTTTCGCCTGTGTTAGACTTAGGGGGCGATGCCCGATGGCCACGTATATGGGAAACCTTTGGCGAAGACCCTTATCTGATTTCGGAGATGGGTGTTCAGATGATAAAGGGTTATCAGGGAAAACAGCTTAGTTCCGCAACAAGTGTAGCGGCTTGCGTAAAGCATTTTATTGGGTACTCTACCCTGGCATCTTCCGGAAAGGACCGCACTCCCTCCGAAATATCTGATATTTCATTACGCGAATATCACCTGCCGGCATTTCAAAAAGCGGTGGAGGTGGGTGCTGCATCAGTTATGATAAACTCGGGCTTAGTGAATGGAGTTTCCGTACATGGGAGTCATAATTTAATTACCGGATTACTGAAAAAGGAGTTGGGATTTAATGGTTTGGTTGTTACAGATTGGGCGGATGTTGAGAATCTCCATAATAGGGATAAAGTGGCCTCCTCACATAAAGAAGCGATTAAGCTGGCTTTTAATGCCGGCATTGATATGTCTATGATTCCTTATAACTATGTGCAGTATTGTGATTTACTCGTTGAGCTAGTGAATGAAAAAGAGATTAGTATGGAGCGATTAAATGATGCCGTAAGACGTATTTTAAACCTCAAATATAAATTGGGTCTTTTTGATACCCCCGTAGTAAAACCTAATCCGGATATCTTTAGTAAAACGCACAATAAAATAGCCTATACAGCGGCATCGGAAGCAATTACCTTGTTGAAAAATAAATCGGAGTTGTTGCCTCTTTCCAAAAGCAAAAGGATATTAGTAGCCGGCCCCAATGCCAATAGTATGCGAACGGTAAATGGTGGGTGGAGCTACTCGTGGCAAGGAGAAAAAGCAGAGGAGTATGCGATGGAATATAATACCATATTAGAAGCCATTGAAAATAAATTTGGAAAAACAAATGTTGTTCATGTGCCTGGTGTAGAGTATAATATGCATGGCCGAACCTATATGGATGAGCATAAGGTAGATTTTAATGCGGCCGTTAAAGCTGCAAAAAATGTGGATGTCATTATTTTATGCCTTGGCGAAAATTCCTACACAGAAAAGCCTGGCGACCTGAATGATTTAACGATTTCTGAGAATCAGGAAAAATTGGCGCTTGAGCTCGCTAATACCGGCAAGCCAATCGTGTTGGTACTTAATGCGGGTCGGCCTCGCATTATAAGTGGGTTTGCAGATAATATGACCGCCATTATTCAAACCTATTTGTGTGGCAACCATACAGGTGATGCCCTGGCCGATATACTAAGCGGCGATGTAAACCCTTCCGGAAAATTGCCTTATACCTATCCAATGTTCAATAATTCCCTGGGCACTTATTATCATAAGCACAGCGAAGAAAGTAAAACACCAGAAGGCATGTATAATTACGAGGGTGGTTTTTATCAACAGTTTAAATTTGGGCACGGTTTAAGTTATACTTCTTTTAGCTACACTAATCTCCAGGTTTCACAAAATGAGTTGAATAATAATACGGAGTTATCTATTAGTGTTGATGTTAAAAATACCGGAGAGCGAGCCGGAAAAGAGGTGGTAATGCTCTATTCAGCCGACTTGTATGCTTCGCTTGCTCCTGATGTGAAACGCCTGCGCCGTTTTAATAAGATTCTTTTAAATCCCGGAGAAACAAAAACGGTCACTTTTTCTATTACAGCCAACGATTTATCGTTTATCAATGCACTGGGCCAACGAGTTACAGAACCCGGTGATTTTGAACTCACGGTTGCCAATCTATCCAAAACGATCACCCTCATTAAATAA
- a CDS encoding T9SS type A sorting domain-containing protein yields the protein MAHVKHLLLLALLIGFNLSAYAQDVTLLDFESDNLNMGAWNGVAVQRVSSSDIPAGNLSAYAIEYTHPGNNWWGGAYFNDLAQKVDVTVTPYVKFKVYSSSPVYIQAKLEGGDNGNNYERGYQLSHDQLNKWTEVVFNFGTVTDDNNYGTLVVWFDAPNNYAMAGSKFYLDDIVKTSTAPAGKISFLPSDNSIVYAAPSKLHLGSYTYKLQKNGADITNSSLDGVLYLKNSANTDIPFTAELNEGDQSNKFFSNISITPSMALMDGTYTFGIVDNTLTYADGSSTAVNGSHSSFTIDSNGYGVLSMYEDFDTNSNTLVVDAVEGTVSEVANPSGAGKVAMFNKGENEWGRIHYELNRPVDLSAGKVFSFDVYHSATADFRFKLSEIKGDGGVAKEIDLAYTTPGAWQTLTVDFSDVSFADVDFNHILIYPLGADTKNANIYFDNLQGAALQSATISFLPAEGATEINGFTDKLTIKSNVKLLNADGSEITDLSARAYMKKGIDDFTDFEVAINEDKTLITFTLTKLPMNISTQYTFGINDNAIKFHDEAGTLTGLESTFTSNAINPSSTVVYSDYETVELINFGSWNNSSKFEKVANPAKDAVNGSDNVGAYIHGGGDAGIGDDLPGNVNFVATPYFRIKVWSAHPALVRLKLENNPDWGTNREIGVQLKPEQTGKWTELFFDFSGTAFTNLNKIVLTIDPSSTFYTAGDKIYFDDIVASNTAPQIEMTSYPTDNAVGAPLIGTYYIKTNLSFDLPGSAALTNANLGDYWKLRKDNSAGAEVAAAINFDAAQNMLQLTPLSLLDANTSYWLGVPDGDLSYSSGDVVNGLNITFTTGEAPVFTMYNDFDGTDVTTVVEGMGDPAGALNPGQLNPDGSFSFVAQWDKGTSWGGWERIHVELNKAIDFTEDNVISLKVYSPKATFVRLKVGTEKDNEGGIYKETDAQVTTIDGWQTLYFGLGEMPSNDYSHLFIYIDGGVEDAQTYYIDDIKGPALREATAIDNTDSLENLSISPNPATSYIKIQNITNEMVQIFNVSGVLVKQIRNSNTAINIDDLNTGIYFVKVGDRLSKFIRK from the coding sequence ATGGCACATGTAAAACATCTACTTTTATTAGCCTTGTTAATAGGCTTTAATCTCTCTGCCTATGCGCAGGATGTAACATTATTGGATTTTGAATCCGATAATCTGAATATGGGAGCCTGGAATGGCGTTGCCGTACAGCGAGTTTCCAGTTCAGATATCCCGGCAGGCAATTTATCTGCCTACGCTATAGAGTATACCCACCCCGGAAATAATTGGTGGGGGGGTGCTTATTTTAATGACCTTGCCCAAAAGGTTGATGTAACCGTAACCCCTTACGTAAAGTTCAAGGTTTATTCAAGTAGCCCCGTCTATATCCAGGCTAAACTCGAAGGAGGCGATAACGGGAATAATTATGAACGTGGTTATCAACTAAGCCATGATCAACTCAACAAATGGACCGAAGTGGTTTTTAACTTTGGAACCGTTACCGACGATAATAACTATGGTACACTCGTTGTGTGGTTTGACGCCCCCAATAATTATGCAATGGCGGGCTCTAAATTTTACCTGGATGATATTGTAAAAACGAGTACAGCACCTGCCGGAAAAATTAGTTTCCTGCCATCGGATAACTCCATAGTATATGCTGCCCCTTCAAAATTGCATCTTGGCTCATATACTTACAAGCTTCAAAAAAATGGCGCAGACATTACAAATTCTAGTTTAGATGGTGTTTTATACTTAAAAAACAGCGCAAATACCGACATCCCCTTCACAGCAGAGCTGAACGAGGGCGACCAAAGTAATAAGTTCTTTTCCAATATTTCAATTACACCTTCAATGGCATTGATGGACGGGACGTATACCTTTGGTATAGTTGACAACACCTTAACCTATGCCGATGGTTCATCCACCGCTGTTAACGGTAGCCACAGTTCATTTACCATTGATTCTAATGGTTATGGTGTATTGAGCATGTATGAAGATTTTGACACCAATTCTAATACCCTTGTTGTTGATGCGGTGGAGGGTACCGTTTCGGAAGTAGCCAACCCGAGTGGTGCCGGCAAGGTAGCCATGTTTAACAAAGGCGAAAATGAATGGGGCCGAATCCACTATGAACTGAACAGACCTGTGGATCTGTCTGCCGGAAAAGTATTTTCCTTTGACGTTTACCATAGCGCAACGGCCGATTTTAGGTTTAAACTGTCAGAAATAAAAGGGGACGGTGGCGTAGCCAAAGAAATAGATTTGGCCTATACCACACCGGGAGCCTGGCAAACACTCACCGTTGATTTTTCCGATGTGTCTTTTGCTGATGTTGACTTCAACCATATCCTTATTTATCCGCTTGGGGCCGACACTAAAAATGCCAATATTTATTTCGACAACTTGCAAGGAGCAGCATTGCAGTCAGCAACTATAAGTTTTTTACCGGCAGAGGGCGCTACAGAAATAAATGGCTTTACAGATAAATTAACCATTAAATCAAATGTTAAATTGCTGAATGCCGATGGATCGGAAATTACAGATTTGTCAGCACGAGCTTACATGAAAAAAGGCATCGATGATTTTACAGATTTTGAGGTAGCCATTAATGAGGATAAAACCCTTATCACCTTTACCTTAACTAAGTTGCCGATGAATATTTCAACACAATATACATTTGGCATTAACGATAACGCCATTAAATTCCACGATGAGGCCGGTACTTTAACTGGTTTGGAAAGTACATTTACATCCAATGCAATCAATCCGTCAAGTACAGTTGTTTACTCGGATTACGAAACAGTTGAACTTATTAATTTCGGGAGCTGGAATAACTCTTCAAAGTTTGAGAAGGTGGCCAATCCGGCCAAAGATGCAGTAAATGGATCCGATAATGTAGGAGCTTACATACATGGTGGTGGCGATGCCGGTATTGGTGATGATTTGCCCGGTAATGTAAATTTTGTGGCCACTCCCTATTTCCGAATAAAAGTATGGTCGGCACACCCGGCGCTGGTAAGGCTCAAGCTTGAGAATAATCCGGACTGGGGAACAAACAGGGAGATAGGTGTTCAATTAAAACCTGAGCAAACCGGAAAGTGGACCGAACTGTTTTTTGACTTCTCGGGAACAGCGTTTACCAACTTAAATAAGATAGTACTTACCATCGATCCGTCAAGCACTTTTTATACAGCCGGAGATAAAATTTATTTCGATGATATTGTGGCAAGTAATACGGCACCACAAATTGAAATGACTTCTTACCCGACCGATAACGCGGTAGGGGCGCCACTTATAGGTACTTATTATATTAAAACAAACCTAAGCTTTGATTTGCCCGGAAGCGCAGCGTTAACGAATGCTAATTTAGGCGACTACTGGAAATTAAGAAAGGACAATAGCGCTGGTGCTGAAGTTGCGGCTGCCATTAATTTCGATGCAGCGCAGAATATGCTGCAATTAACGCCTTTGTCCTTATTGGATGCCAACACTAGCTATTGGTTGGGTGTACCCGATGGCGACTTGAGTTACTCTTCGGGTGATGTAGTAAATGGTTTAAACATCACTTTTACTACGGGTGAGGCACCTGTATTTACAATGTACAACGACTTTGATGGTACCGATGTAACAACGGTTGTTGAAGGAATGGGAGATCCCGCAGGAGCATTGAACCCGGGGCAGCTGAACCCGGATGGATCATTCTCGTTTGTGGCTCAGTGGGATAAAGGAACCAGCTGGGGCGGTTGGGAACGCATTCATGTTGAGTTGAATAAAGCCATTGACTTTACAGAAGATAATGTAATCTCATTAAAAGTCTATTCGCCCAAAGCAACTTTTGTGCGACTCAAAGTGGGCACCGAAAAAGATAATGAAGGAGGTATTTATAAAGAAACGGATGCACAAGTAACCACGATAGATGGATGGCAAACACTATATTTTGGCCTCGGTGAAATGCCTTCAAATGATTATTCGCATTTGTTTATATATATTGATGGAGGCGTTGAAGATGCACAAACTTACTACATCGATGATATTAAAGGACCCGCCCTGAGAGAAGCCACAGCAATAGATAACACAGATAGTTTGGAGAATTTATCCATCAGCCCCAATCCGGCAACATCTTACATTAAAATTCAAAATATAACCAATGAGATGGTTCAAATATTCAACGTGTCAGGTGTACTGGTTAAGCAGATTCGTAATTCCAATACCGCCATTAACATCGATGATTTAAATACAGGTATCTACTTTGTTAAGGTTGGCGATAGGCTCAGTAAATTCATAAGAAAATAA